The following coding sequences are from one Virgibacillus necropolis window:
- a CDS encoding aminopeptidase, whose product MVSQKIKEKYAELALRTGVNLQKNQALMINAPIEGAEFTKIVVRKAYEIGAKDVHINWVDDELTLLKYENSPDEVIADFPEWKVKLHDMYAEDGAAVLSIRSTNPDLLKDIDSARVAKANKAAAQAMTSFRKYTMNDLITWSIISIPTGDWAQKIFPDQSKDDAIESLWDAIVKIVRVDKEDPIAAWSEHNDTLKTARELMNKKNYKKLIFKAPGTDLELELPEGHIWKGGSADSAKGITFNPNMPTEEVFSMPHKYGVNGTVSSTKPLNYGGSLIDNFILTFKEGKVVDFKAEQGEDTLKHLLDTDDGARRLGEVALVPHESPVSQSGLIFYNTLFDENASCHIALGKAYPTNLEGGADMDSEALDKHGVNDSLTHVDFMIGSENLDIDGVMQDGTTEAVFRNGTWAFEIK is encoded by the coding sequence ATGGTGAGCCAAAAAATAAAAGAAAAGTATGCAGAACTTGCATTGCGTACAGGAGTTAATTTACAAAAAAATCAGGCACTTATGATTAATGCACCAATAGAGGGCGCGGAGTTCACTAAAATTGTTGTCCGGAAAGCATACGAAATTGGTGCAAAGGACGTACATATTAACTGGGTAGATGATGAACTTACACTTTTAAAATATGAAAATTCGCCAGATGAAGTGATTGCAGATTTTCCTGAGTGGAAAGTAAAATTACATGATATGTACGCAGAAGATGGTGCTGCTGTATTGTCGATCCGTTCGACCAACCCGGACTTATTAAAGGATATTGACTCAGCACGGGTTGCCAAAGCAAATAAAGCTGCGGCACAGGCTATGACAAGTTTCCGCAAATACACGATGAATGATCTTATTACTTGGTCTATTATTTCAATCCCGACAGGTGACTGGGCACAGAAAATTTTCCCTGATCAATCTAAGGATGATGCGATTGAAAGCCTTTGGGATGCAATCGTAAAAATTGTCCGTGTTGATAAAGAAGACCCAATCGCAGCATGGAGCGAACATAATGATACATTGAAAACTGCACGCGAGCTAATGAATAAGAAAAACTATAAAAAATTAATTTTCAAAGCACCAGGAACTGATCTTGAATTGGAATTACCAGAAGGACATATTTGGAAAGGCGGGTCTGCCGATTCTGCAAAAGGCATTACGTTCAATCCGAATATGCCGACAGAGGAAGTATTTTCTATGCCACATAAATATGGCGTTAATGGAACAGTTTCAAGTACCAAGCCATTAAACTATGGGGGAAGCCTGATCGATAACTTCATATTAACCTTTAAAGAAGGAAAAGTAGTCGACTTTAAAGCAGAACAAGGTGAAGATACATTAAAACATTTACTAGATACGGACGATGGTGCTAGACGTCTAGGTGAGGTTGCATTGGTGCCACATGAATCACCTGTATCACAATCAGGATTGATTTTTTACAATACACTATTCGATGAAAACGCATCTTGCCATATCGCGCTTGGAAAAGCATATCCAACCAATTTAGAAGGCGGAGCAGACATGGATAGTGAAGCACTTGACAAGCATGGTGTTAATGACAGCTTAACACATGTCGATTTCATGATCGGATCAGAAAACCTTGATATTGATGGCGTCATGCAGGACGGAACAACAGAAGCTGTTTTCCGTAATGGAACATGGGCATTTGAAATTAAATAA
- a CDS encoding alanine/glycine:cation symporter family protein, with product MGFIESMVGEINGILWDYLLIIVLIGLGLWFTIKTKFVQFRYLPEMFRVLFDKRTMSAKGKKGTSSFQAFAISAASRVGTGNLAGVASAIAIGGPGAIFWMWVIALLGAATAFVESTLAQVYKVPEKNQYRGGPAYYMEKGLNKRWLGILFAITITFTYGLVFNSVQSNTISLAFANEFDFSKGIMAIILVILTAIVIFGGLKTIANVTQYIVPIMAILYIILAVYVLIVNIAAVPDLISLILANAFGIREVAGGGFGAAISMGIKRGLFSNEAGMGSAPNAAATAEVTHPAKQGLIQSLGVFFDTILICSATGFIIISAGGYQGSELDGIQLTQSAFEFHIGDWASIFIAVAIFLFAYSSILGNYYYGENNIGFIKESKVALFLYRIAVLAMIVFGAIVSFDLVWALADLSMAIMALINLYAITKLFKIANRVLKDYQRQRKQGKDPVFYRDVLENQNGVELWDRKEAKHDQD from the coding sequence ATGGGTTTCATTGAGAGCATGGTTGGAGAAATTAATGGCATTTTATGGGATTATTTATTAATTATTGTTCTAATTGGCCTTGGCCTTTGGTTTACTATAAAAACAAAATTTGTCCAATTTAGGTATTTACCTGAAATGTTCCGGGTTTTATTCGATAAACGAACAATGAGTGCTAAGGGGAAAAAAGGGACATCATCCTTTCAGGCATTTGCTATTAGTGCTGCATCGAGGGTAGGAACAGGAAACCTTGCTGGTGTTGCATCTGCCATAGCAATTGGCGGACCAGGAGCAATCTTTTGGATGTGGGTTATTGCGTTGTTAGGTGCTGCGACAGCATTTGTCGAGAGTACACTTGCGCAGGTTTATAAAGTTCCTGAAAAAAACCAATATCGTGGTGGTCCTGCATATTATATGGAAAAAGGGCTCAATAAGCGTTGGCTTGGAATCCTTTTTGCAATCACGATTACATTTACGTATGGACTTGTATTCAATTCCGTGCAATCAAATACAATAAGTTTAGCGTTTGCTAACGAATTTGATTTCAGTAAAGGCATTATGGCTATTATTCTTGTCATATTAACGGCTATCGTTATTTTCGGAGGATTGAAAACAATCGCGAATGTAACACAATACATAGTTCCAATAATGGCTATTCTATACATTATTCTTGCTGTTTATGTGTTAATCGTGAATATAGCAGCAGTTCCAGACTTAATTTCACTTATTCTTGCAAATGCGTTTGGTATTCGTGAAGTAGCAGGTGGTGGATTCGGTGCAGCAATTTCGATGGGAATTAAACGTGGTTTATTTTCCAATGAGGCCGGAATGGGTAGTGCACCAAACGCGGCTGCGACCGCAGAAGTTACACATCCTGCAAAACAAGGGTTAATCCAATCATTAGGTGTATTCTTTGATACCATTTTAATTTGTAGTGCAACAGGTTTTATTATTATTTCGGCTGGCGGATATCAAGGAAGCGAGCTTGACGGGATCCAATTAACACAAAGTGCATTTGAATTCCACATTGGTGATTGGGCATCTATCTTTATTGCAGTGGCAATTTTCCTATTTGCATATAGCTCTATTCTTGGGAATTATTATTACGGAGAAAATAACATTGGGTTCATTAAAGAAAGTAAAGTTGCTTTATTCCTCTATCGTATAGCTGTACTTGCAATGATTGTATTTGGAGCAATTGTTTCCTTTGATTTAGTATGGGCTCTTGCTGACTTATCAATGGCAATCATGGCATTGATTAACTTATACGCCATCACTAAGCTATTTAAGATTGCAAATCGCGTATTAAAAGATTATCAACGTCAACGAAAACAAGGAAAAGATCCAGTGTTTTACCGAGATGTACTAGAAAACCAAAATGGTGTTGAACTCTGGGATCGTAAAGAAGCAAAACATGATCAGGATTAA
- a CDS encoding acyl-CoA thioesterase, with translation METNTCRNSLTVKTSHVLPPDTNTHGTLFGGKLMAHIDDVAAIAAARHARETVVTASTDSVDFLAPVKEGDSICVEAFVTWTHNTSMEVFVKAVTEHLLSGERKVCTTAFLTFVAVDENGSPIPVKSVVPETEFEKNLHQHAPVRAKHRKERRANSKELAKAFGTDFPWDR, from the coding sequence ATGGAAACAAACACATGTAGGAATTCATTAACAGTCAAAACATCACATGTACTACCACCTGACACCAATACACATGGAACATTATTCGGCGGAAAGCTGATGGCACATATTGATGATGTGGCAGCTATAGCAGCGGCTCGTCATGCTAGAGAAACAGTGGTTACTGCTTCAACAGACTCAGTTGATTTTCTCGCACCTGTAAAAGAAGGAGACTCCATTTGCGTAGAGGCATTTGTAACTTGGACACACAATACATCGATGGAAGTATTCGTTAAAGCAGTAACGGAACACTTGCTGTCAGGAGAGCGAAAAGTATGCACGACAGCCTTTTTAACATTTGTAGCGGTGGACGAAAATGGTAGCCCAATCCCCGTCAAATCGGTTGTACCGGAAACAGAGTTTGAAAAGAACCTCCATCAACATGCACCAGTACGAGCAAAGCATCGTAAGGAACGTCGTGCAAACTCAAAAGAACTAGCAAAAGCATTTGGCACCGATTTCCCTTGGGATCGATAA
- the hutI gene encoding imidazolonepropionase has translation MHVDLLITNIGQLLTMDKKGPVKGRDMNELTVLEGAAVAVRNGKVDWIGSSEKAANIQAARTIDAKGKLVTPGLVDPHTHLVFGGSREKEMALKQQGVPYLEILKQGGGILSTVNSTKETAYEDLLEKALFHLDRMAMHGITTVEAKSGYGLDKKTELKQLQVAKAAGDQHPLDLVSTFLGAHAIPPEYKENPDAFLDEMAEMFDEIKDKNLAEFVDIFTETGVFSVEQSRKYLLAAKEKGFGVKVHADEIDPLGGTELAVEVGAISGDHLAVASDEGIKQLAASDTIGVILPGTSFYLGKDTYSPARKMVDAGAAISISTDFNPGSSVTENLQLIMSIAALKLKLSPEEIWHAVTVNAAHAIGRGSEAGTIAIGRKADIVLWDAPNYMYIPYHYGVNHINTVVKNGSVLYERQAIR, from the coding sequence ATGCACGTAGATTTACTCATTACAAATATCGGACAATTACTTACAATGGATAAAAAGGGCCCTGTAAAAGGTCGCGACATGAATGAACTAACCGTACTGGAGGGAGCTGCAGTTGCCGTTCGGAACGGAAAAGTGGATTGGATTGGTTCGTCTGAAAAAGCAGCTAATATCCAAGCAGCCCGCACAATTGATGCAAAAGGTAAACTTGTTACACCTGGTTTAGTCGATCCTCATACACATTTAGTTTTTGGTGGCTCACGTGAAAAAGAGATGGCTTTAAAACAACAGGGGGTACCTTATCTTGAAATCTTAAAGCAAGGTGGAGGCATTTTATCAACGGTTAACTCCACAAAGGAAACAGCTTATGAGGATTTATTGGAAAAAGCTTTATTCCATCTGGATCGGATGGCTATGCACGGGATTACCACTGTAGAAGCAAAAAGTGGGTATGGATTAGACAAAAAAACCGAGCTTAAACAGCTTCAGGTTGCAAAAGCCGCTGGTGATCAGCATCCATTAGACCTTGTTTCAACTTTTCTTGGAGCACATGCAATTCCACCTGAATATAAAGAAAATCCAGATGCTTTTTTGGATGAAATGGCTGAAATGTTCGATGAAATTAAAGATAAGAATCTTGCCGAATTTGTGGATATTTTTACCGAAACAGGCGTGTTTTCAGTCGAGCAATCAAGAAAATATCTATTAGCTGCTAAGGAAAAGGGCTTTGGTGTTAAAGTTCACGCAGATGAAATTGATCCGTTAGGTGGGACAGAACTTGCTGTGGAGGTTGGAGCGATCAGTGGTGATCACCTGGCTGTTGCTTCTGACGAGGGAATCAAGCAGCTCGCAGCATCTGATACAATTGGCGTTATTTTGCCTGGAACCAGTTTTTACCTAGGGAAAGATACGTATTCACCTGCACGCAAGATGGTGGATGCTGGTGCGGCAATTTCTATTTCAACCGATTTTAATCCAGGTAGTTCCGTAACGGAAAATTTGCAGTTAATTATGTCAATTGCAGCATTAAAATTGAAACTTTCACCTGAAGAAATTTGGCATGCGGTAACAGTTAACGCGGCGCATGCGATTGGTCGTGGTTCAGAAGCGGGGACAATTGCGATAGGTAGAAAAGCAGATATTGTTCTGTGGGATGCACCAAATTATATGTATATTCCATATCATTACGGTGTTAACCACATAAATACTGTTGTAAAAAATGGATCCGTATTATATGAGAGGCAGGCGATACGATGA
- a CDS encoding winged helix-turn-helix transcriptional regulator, whose amino-acid sequence MQELCPRFENAMQLVSKRWVGLILFDLLKGKKRFSEMEADLPISGRLLSDRLKMLEQEGIVERNIYSEFPVRIEYSLSEKGKALEPVIQEIQRWAEDWVILNDQTEEEIK is encoded by the coding sequence ATGCAAGAATTATGTCCGCGGTTTGAAAATGCAATGCAACTTGTCAGCAAACGTTGGGTAGGTTTGATTCTCTTTGATCTTTTAAAAGGTAAAAAACGTTTTTCTGAAATGGAAGCAGACTTACCTATTAGCGGAAGGTTGCTCTCTGATCGGTTAAAAATGTTGGAACAGGAAGGTATTGTTGAGCGTAATATCTACTCCGAATTTCCTGTTCGAATCGAGTATTCTTTGTCTGAAAAAGGAAAAGCATTAGAACCAGTAATTCAAGAAATTCAGCGCTGGGCTGAAGACTGGGTTATATTAAACGACCAAACTGAAGAAGAAATAAAATAG
- the hutH gene encoding histidine ammonia-lyase, whose translation MVILTGKTVTFDEVKRVVFGNEKVKLATETCINIEANRETVDKLIMDKKTMYGINTGFGKFSDVVIEDTDLDDLQLNLIHSHACGVGEPFSESIIRAMLLLRANALTQGYSGVRLVVVNQLLNLLNSGIHPVVPQQGSLGASGDLAPLSHLALGLMGEGDVIYQGEKMTAFDALHREGIKPLTLKAKEGLALINGTQAMTAVGVITYLEAEKLLHQSELISAMTMEGLQGIIDAFDTDLHAARGHQEQMDVAERMRNSLADSTLITRQGELRVQDAYSIRCIPQVLGACWQTINYAKDKLFTEMNAVTDNPLIFSDQDKVISGGNFHGEPIAFAMDFIKLGIAETANISERRIERLVNPQLNDLPAFLSPNPGLESGAMIMQYSAASLVSENKTLAHPASVDSIPSSANQEDHVSMGTIAARHALQMLQNARHVVAIELICSMQAVEYRGTDQMGTLTKEFYKKAREIVPNITADRIFATDITNLTNWLKEDAHSNVSLKGGVFHE comes from the coding sequence ATGGTTATCTTGACTGGAAAAACAGTAACTTTTGATGAAGTGAAACGCGTTGTTTTTGGCAATGAGAAAGTGAAGTTAGCAACTGAAACATGTATAAACATAGAAGCAAATCGAGAAACGGTTGATAAGCTTATTATGGATAAAAAAACGATGTACGGGATTAACACAGGCTTTGGAAAATTTAGTGATGTGGTAATTGAAGACACTGATCTAGACGATCTACAACTAAACTTGATTCATTCCCACGCTTGTGGGGTAGGAGAGCCATTTTCTGAAAGCATCATACGGGCAATGCTCTTGCTTCGGGCAAATGCACTCACGCAGGGGTATTCCGGTGTTCGTCTAGTAGTAGTAAACCAGCTATTGAACCTATTAAACAGTGGCATTCATCCAGTTGTTCCACAGCAAGGTTCACTCGGGGCAAGTGGAGATCTCGCGCCACTTTCCCATTTGGCACTAGGCCTTATGGGTGAAGGGGACGTTATCTATCAAGGTGAAAAAATGACAGCTTTTGATGCACTTCATCGAGAAGGAATTAAACCACTAACATTAAAAGCGAAAGAAGGACTCGCACTTATAAACGGAACACAAGCAATGACCGCTGTGGGAGTAATCACATACCTTGAAGCTGAAAAACTTCTTCATCAAAGTGAACTAATTTCTGCAATGACGATGGAAGGACTGCAAGGGATTATTGATGCATTTGATACGGATTTACATGCTGCACGTGGTCACCAGGAACAAATGGACGTAGCAGAGCGGATGCGTAATAGCTTAGCTGACAGTACGCTCATCACAAGACAAGGTGAACTACGTGTTCAAGATGCCTACTCAATAAGGTGCATCCCGCAGGTTCTTGGTGCATGCTGGCAAACAATCAATTATGCAAAAGATAAACTATTTACCGAAATGAACGCTGTGACTGACAATCCATTAATCTTTTCGGACCAAGATAAAGTGATTTCAGGTGGAAATTTTCACGGGGAACCAATTGCGTTTGCAATGGATTTTATCAAACTTGGTATTGCCGAAACTGCGAACATATCTGAACGCCGCATTGAGCGTTTGGTGAATCCGCAACTAAATGATTTGCCGGCGTTTTTGAGTCCGAACCCTGGCCTTGAGTCTGGCGCAATGATTATGCAGTATAGTGCAGCGTCACTTGTATCGGAAAATAAGACACTTGCACATCCAGCAAGTGTGGATTCCATTCCATCCTCTGCCAACCAAGAGGATCATGTCAGTATGGGAACGATTGCAGCAAGACATGCACTGCAAATGTTGCAAAATGCACGACATGTGGTAGCAATTGAATTAATTTGTTCAATGCAAGCTGTAGAATATCGAGGTACCGACCAAATGGGAACTCTTACAAAAGAGTTTTACAAGAAAGCTCGTGAGATTGTTCCTAACATTACTGCTGACCGTATTTTTGCAACAGATATTACGAATCTAACAAACTGGTTAAAAGAGGACGCACATTCAAATGTGAGTTTAAAAGGAGGAGTTTTTCATGAATAA
- the hutU gene encoding urocanate hydratase, translating to MNKVEVKAKKGLELECKGWEQEAALRMLYNNLDPEVAENPEELVVYGGIGKAARNWGAFHAIVETLRNLENDETMLVQSGKPVGVFKTHKHAPRVLLSNSVLVPKWANWEHFHELDKKGLMMYGQMTAGSWIYIGTQGILQGTYETFSSLAKKHYNGSLKGTITLTAGLGGMGGAQPLAVTMNEGIVIAVEVDKSRIEKRLKTKYCDVMTESIDEAICLAKEARDAGKSLSIALLGNAAETHHALLDKDIKIDIVTDQTSAHDPLNGYVPVGFTVEEAEVLRKKDPEAYNVKSKVSMAKHVEAMLLYKEKGSIVFDYGNNIRQVAHDEGVEKAFDFPGFVPAYIRPLFTEGKGPFRWVALSGDPEDIYRTDRLIKELFPENAALIRWIDMAQDQIAFQGLPSRICWLGYGERMKMGLAINELVRTGELKAPVVIGRDHLDCGSVASPNRETEDMKDGSDAVGDWAVLNALINTAAGGSWISFHHGGGVGMGYSLHAGMVALADGTDLAQERLERVLTTDPGMGVIRHADAGYESAIDFAEEHNITIPTKK from the coding sequence ATGAATAAAGTGGAAGTGAAAGCAAAAAAAGGATTGGAATTAGAATGTAAAGGATGGGAACAAGAAGCGGCATTACGTATGCTGTACAATAACCTAGACCCTGAGGTAGCTGAAAACCCTGAAGAGCTAGTTGTGTACGGTGGAATTGGAAAAGCTGCTCGTAATTGGGGTGCTTTTCACGCGATTGTTGAGACATTGCGAAATCTTGAGAATGATGAAACGATGTTAGTTCAATCGGGTAAGCCTGTTGGGGTGTTTAAAACACATAAACATGCACCACGTGTATTATTATCTAATTCTGTTTTAGTACCAAAGTGGGCAAATTGGGAACACTTTCATGAACTCGATAAAAAAGGCCTAATGATGTATGGACAAATGACAGCTGGTAGCTGGATTTATATTGGTACACAAGGGATCTTACAAGGAACATATGAAACATTTTCTTCGCTTGCAAAAAAACATTACAATGGCTCGTTAAAAGGAACCATAACCTTAACTGCTGGTCTTGGTGGTATGGGAGGTGCACAACCGCTTGCTGTCACAATGAATGAAGGGATTGTTATTGCAGTTGAAGTCGACAAAAGCCGTATCGAAAAACGCCTAAAAACAAAATACTGCGATGTTATGACGGAAAGTATTGATGAAGCAATTTGCTTAGCAAAAGAGGCGCGAGATGCCGGAAAATCTTTATCCATTGCGTTACTAGGAAATGCTGCTGAGACCCACCATGCACTCCTAGACAAAGATATTAAAATTGATATTGTAACAGATCAAACATCTGCACATGATCCGTTGAATGGCTATGTTCCAGTTGGATTCACAGTTGAAGAGGCAGAAGTTTTACGTAAGAAAGATCCAGAAGCATATAATGTAAAATCAAAAGTAAGCATGGCAAAGCACGTAGAAGCGATGCTTTTATATAAAGAAAAAGGCTCAATTGTGTTTGACTACGGTAATAACATTCGTCAAGTTGCACATGACGAGGGCGTGGAGAAAGCATTTGATTTTCCTGGGTTTGTGCCAGCCTATATCCGCCCATTATTCACGGAAGGAAAAGGGCCATTCCGTTGGGTGGCACTTTCAGGTGATCCAGAAGATATTTATCGTACAGATCGATTGATTAAAGAGTTATTCCCAGAAAACGCGGCATTAATTCGCTGGATTGATATGGCACAGGATCAAATTGCTTTTCAAGGGCTTCCATCTAGAATTTGCTGGTTAGGCTACGGGGAACGCATGAAAATGGGTCTAGCAATTAATGAACTTGTTCGTACGGGTGAATTAAAGGCCCCTGTTGTTATCGGACGCGACCATTTAGATTGTGGCTCTGTTGCGTCACCAAACCGTGAGACAGAAGATATGAAAGACGGTAGTGACGCTGTAGGTGATTGGGCGGTATTAAACGCACTGATCAACACAGCTGCAGGTGGTTCGTGGATTTCCTTTCATCATGGCGGTGGCGTTGGTATGGGTTATTCCCTACATGCCGGAATGGTTGCTCTAGCAGACGGAACAGATTTAGCACAAGAACGTCTTGAACGTGTTCTAACAACAGATCCTGGTATGGGAGTCATTCGTCATGCAGATGCAGGCTATGAATCTGCCATTGACTTTGCCGAGGAACATAACATTACAATCCCAACGAAAAAATAG
- the cls gene encoding cardiolipin synthase, with translation MPYFLAFIIISNMGLAFTVIFLERKDATATWAWLMVLLLIPIAGFFLYLVFGKKISNKHIFTWETKSKLGVKRSVQSQLRALEENTFVFKQKELSEYKDLYYLHLRNNDAIFTQDNKVDIYTDGVEKFKALLQDLQKANDHIHLLYYIIRYDELGKQIADVLVKKANEGVEIRVLYDDMGSRTLSRKFIKRIRQAGGQVEAFFPPKIPKINMKINYRNHRKIAVIDGKIGYIGGFNIGDEYLGKNKKFGYWRDTHLRIIGDAVHHMQTRFILDWNQASRNDILYDERFYAAVPAGDVGIQIVSSGPDSEWQQIKNGYIKMILSAKEYVYIQTPYFIPDESLADALRIACLSGVNVKIMIPNKPDHPFVYWATLSYIGDLLKAGAEVYIYQNGFLHSKTIIVDGKIASVGTANIDVRSFKLNFEGNAFLYDSTVAGKLVESYMEDISLSTQMTKSLYEQRSIGIRFKESISRLLSPIL, from the coding sequence ATGCCTTACTTTTTAGCGTTTATTATCATATCAAATATGGGTTTAGCATTTACCGTTATATTTTTGGAACGAAAAGACGCAACTGCCACGTGGGCATGGTTAATGGTTTTATTGCTTATTCCAATTGCGGGCTTTTTTCTTTATTTGGTGTTTGGCAAAAAAATCAGTAATAAACATATTTTTACGTGGGAGACGAAAAGTAAGCTGGGTGTTAAACGCTCCGTACAGTCTCAACTTCGGGCTTTAGAAGAAAATACGTTTGTTTTTAAACAAAAGGAACTAAGCGAATATAAAGATCTGTACTATTTGCATTTAAGAAATAATGATGCGATTTTTACACAAGATAACAAGGTTGATATCTATACAGATGGAGTAGAAAAGTTTAAAGCGTTACTGCAAGACCTACAAAAAGCCAACGATCATATCCATTTGCTCTATTATATCATTCGTTATGATGAACTCGGAAAACAGATTGCAGATGTTTTAGTGAAAAAAGCAAATGAAGGGGTAGAAATTCGCGTTTTATATGATGATATGGGATCGCGCACACTAAGTAGAAAGTTTATAAAACGAATTCGTCAAGCCGGTGGGCAGGTAGAGGCTTTTTTTCCTCCAAAAATTCCTAAAATCAATATGAAAATCAATTACCGTAATCATAGAAAAATCGCGGTCATAGACGGAAAAATTGGCTACATAGGCGGCTTCAATATTGGTGATGAATACTTGGGCAAAAATAAGAAATTTGGTTATTGGCGTGATACACATCTGCGTATAATTGGGGATGCTGTTCATCATATGCAAACGCGTTTTATTTTAGATTGGAATCAAGCTTCACGAAATGATATTTTATATGACGAACGGTTCTATGCTGCTGTTCCCGCTGGAGATGTAGGAATTCAAATTGTTTCAAGCGGCCCAGATTCTGAATGGCAACAAATAAAAAATGGTTACATTAAAATGATCTTATCAGCTAAAGAATATGTCTATATACAGACACCATATTTCATCCCTGATGAGAGTCTTGCGGATGCATTACGGATTGCTTGTCTTTCAGGTGTTAATGTAAAGATTATGATCCCAAATAAGCCAGACCATCCATTTGTCTATTGGGCAACACTTTCCTATATAGGCGACTTGCTTAAGGCTGGTGCGGAAGTATATATTTACCAAAACGGATTTCTTCATTCCAAAACCATTATAGTAGATGGTAAAATTGCATCAGTTGGGACCGCTAATATTGATGTGCGTAGCTTTAAGTTGAACTTTGAAGGGAACGCGTTTTTATATGACAGTACTGTAGCTGGGAAATTAGTGGAAAGCTATATGGAGGATATTAGTCTCTCCACTCAGATGACCAAAAGTTTATATGAACAACGATCGATTGGTATTCGATTTAAAGAATCCATCTCACGGTTACTCTCACCAATTTTGTAA
- a CDS encoding Rossmann-fold NAD(P)-binding domain-containing protein: MKSKKYALVIGGTGMLAQVCHTLVDDYYYVSVIGRSTIRHQRLNYSSPDSDKIHAIEVDYHDDGHLRYELHKAFQSFGIPDLVVSWIHGSAPHALNSLIDEITGIHQTKTWKLFHVQGSSRYFIKENTPVPENCQYRRVFLGFILNSTNSRWLTHNEIATGVIHAIRTDQIETVVGTLEPWDKRP, encoded by the coding sequence ATGAAAAGTAAAAAATATGCTTTAGTGATTGGTGGAACGGGGATGCTGGCGCAAGTATGCCATACGCTAGTTGATGATTATTACTATGTATCTGTCATCGGTCGTAGTACTATTCGCCATCAGCGTTTAAATTATTCAAGTCCAGACTCAGATAAAATACATGCAATTGAAGTGGATTATCACGATGATGGTCATCTTAGATATGAGCTACATAAAGCTTTTCAATCATTTGGCATACCGGACCTTGTAGTTAGTTGGATCCATGGATCAGCACCACATGCACTTAATTCGTTAATCGACGAAATAACAGGAATACATCAAACAAAGACATGGAAGTTATTCCATGTTCAAGGTAGTTCCCGCTATTTTATAAAAGAAAACACGCCTGTACCTGAAAATTGTCAGTACAGACGCGTTTTTTTAGGATTTATCCTGAATAGTACTAACTCACGATGGTTAACACATAATGAGATTGCTACTGGTGTTATCCACGCAATTCGGACTGATCAAATAGAAACCGTTGTAGGCACCCTGGAACCATGGGATAAAAGGCCATAA